Proteins from a genomic interval of Zingiber officinale cultivar Zhangliang chromosome 2A, Zo_v1.1, whole genome shotgun sequence:
- the LOC122044400 gene encoding WRKY transcription factor 55-like produces MEVPGEAELGGCRSERPGGRRRLHLEEVLVERDPQSQISQALHGCPAKKQVQRSDDDPLAYDVTYHEDHTGLQQPREEELEQGDAMQRDQEQSAAA; encoded by the exons ATGGAGGTGCCAGGTGAAGCTGAGCTCGGTGGCTGCCGGAGTGAAAGGCCCGGGGGACGACGTCGGCTTCACCTGGAGGAAGTACTGGTAGAAAGAGATCCTCAGAGCCAAATATCCCAG GCATTACATGGTTGCCCGGCGAAGAAGCAAGTGCAGCGATCGGACGATGATCCTTTGGCCTACGACGTCACCTACCACGAGGACCACACTGGCCTCCAGCAGCCAAGGGAGGAGGAGCTGGAGCAGGGAGATGCAATGCAGCGCGACCAAGAACAGAGTGCGGCGGCGTAG